A single window of Halotalea alkalilenta DNA harbors:
- a CDS encoding choline transporter has translation MLDSQDNQVAKRDRLNPVVFFSSATLIIALAVWSIIAPTSANHTINLLLGWISEGFGWYYFLAATLYIVFVVVVACSRFGNIKLGPEQSKPEFSLFTWAAMLFAAGIGIDLMFFAVAEPITQFLAPPEGQGGTNEAARQAVVWTMFHYGVTGWAMYALMGMTLAYFSFRYNLPLTIRSALYPLIGKRIHGPIGHTVDTAAVLGTIFGIATSLGIGVVQLNYGLNFLFGVPEGLSAQAALILLSVIMATISVVSGVDKGIRRLSELNVLLAILLILFVLFAGDTIFLLNALVLNVGDYLDGFLGMTLNTFAFDRPVEWLNSWTLFFWAWWIAWAPFVGLFLARISRGRTIRQFVAGTLIIPFIFTLIWLSVFGNSALDIVLNGNDAFGEVAMNHPERAFYSLLAEYPWVSFSASLATVTGLLFYVTSADSGSLVLGNFTSYLKDANSDAPNWLRIFWSVAIGLLTLAMLSVGGVPTLQSATIIMGLPFSFVIFFIMIGLYKSLKIEAFRQDSHKGSLSGLLSGRLNDERGQNRSWRQRLSRSMTYPGRRQTLRAIDEIYRPAMKEVAGELERQGATVHLTEGVIEESGMPHLDLHVSMGDEQDFNYQLWPRRYASPSFAVRSQRVDANYYRLEVYLLEGTQGYDLMGYTREQVINDILDQYERHLHFLHLNREAPGANPQVPDEQLGHEG, from the coding sequence ATGCTTGATAGCCAAGATAACCAGGTCGCCAAACGAGACAGGCTCAATCCTGTCGTGTTCTTCAGTTCGGCGACGTTGATCATCGCCCTGGCCGTCTGGTCGATCATCGCCCCCACCTCCGCAAACCATACGATCAACCTGCTGCTCGGCTGGATCTCAGAGGGATTCGGCTGGTACTACTTCCTCGCGGCCACGCTCTACATCGTCTTCGTCGTGGTGGTCGCCTGCTCCCGCTTCGGTAACATCAAGCTGGGTCCAGAGCAGTCGAAGCCGGAGTTCAGCCTGTTCACCTGGGCGGCGATGCTGTTCGCCGCCGGGATCGGCATCGACCTGATGTTCTTCGCCGTGGCCGAGCCGATCACCCAGTTCCTCGCCCCGCCAGAGGGCCAGGGGGGCACCAACGAGGCCGCGCGCCAGGCCGTGGTGTGGACGATGTTCCACTACGGCGTCACTGGCTGGGCGATGTACGCCCTGATGGGGATGACGCTCGCCTACTTCAGCTTTCGCTACAACCTGCCGCTGACCATCCGCTCCGCGCTCTATCCGCTGATCGGCAAACGCATCCACGGCCCGATCGGCCATACCGTGGACACCGCCGCGGTACTCGGCACCATCTTCGGCATCGCCACTTCGCTCGGCATCGGCGTGGTCCAGCTCAACTATGGGCTCAACTTCCTCTTCGGCGTTCCCGAGGGGCTCTCCGCCCAGGCCGCGCTCATCCTGCTCTCGGTGATCATGGCGACGATCTCGGTGGTCTCCGGAGTCGACAAGGGCATTCGCCGGCTTTCCGAGCTCAATGTGCTGCTCGCGATCCTGCTGATCCTGTTCGTGCTCTTCGCCGGCGATACCATCTTCCTGCTCAACGCCTTGGTACTGAACGTCGGCGACTACCTCGACGGCTTCCTCGGCATGACGCTGAACACCTTCGCCTTCGACCGCCCTGTCGAATGGCTGAACTCCTGGACCCTGTTCTTCTGGGCCTGGTGGATCGCCTGGGCACCGTTCGTCGGCCTCTTCCTCGCGCGTATCTCGCGCGGGCGCACCATTCGCCAGTTCGTCGCCGGCACGCTGATCATTCCGTTCATCTTCACCCTGATCTGGCTGTCGGTATTCGGCAACAGCGCGCTGGATATCGTGCTCAATGGCAACGACGCCTTCGGCGAGGTGGCGATGAACCATCCCGAGCGGGCGTTCTATTCGCTGCTCGCCGAGTATCCCTGGGTCTCCTTCAGCGCCTCGCTCGCCACCGTCACCGGGCTTCTGTTCTACGTCACCTCGGCGGACTCGGGTTCGCTGGTGCTGGGCAATTTCACCTCCTACCTCAAAGACGCCAACAGCGATGCGCCCAACTGGCTGAGAATCTTCTGGTCGGTGGCGATCGGTCTGCTGACGCTTGCGATGCTGTCGGTCGGCGGCGTACCGACCCTGCAGAGCGCAACGATCATCATGGGCCTGCCCTTCTCGTTCGTGATCTTCTTCATCATGATCGGGCTGTACAAGTCGCTCAAGATCGAAGCGTTTCGCCAGGATAGCCATAAGGGCAGCCTCTCAGGACTGCTCTCCGGACGCCTCAATGACGAACGCGGGCAGAACCGCAGCTGGCGCCAGCGACTGTCGCGCTCGATGACCTACCCTGGCCGCCGCCAGACCCTGCGCGCGATCGATGAGATCTATCGCCCGGCGATGAAGGAAGTGGCGGGCGAGCTCGAGCGCCAGGGCGCCACGGTCCATCTCACCGAGGGTGTGATCGAGGAGAGCGGGATGCCGCACCTGGACCTTCACGTCTCGATGGGCGACGAGCAGGACTTCAACTACCAACTGTGGCCGCGCCGCTATGCTTCGCCGTCGTTCGCGGTTCGCAGCCAGCGCGTCGATGCGAACTACTACCGGCTCGAGGTCTACCTGCTGGAGGGCACCCAGGGCTACGACCTGATGGGCTACACCCGCGAGCAGGTGATCAACGACATCCTCGACCAGTACGAGCGCCACCTGCACTTCCTGCACCTCAACCGCGAGGCGCCGGGCGCCAATCCGCAAGTACCGGACGAGCAGCTCGGCCACGAGGGCTGA